One region of Rhodocaloribacter litoris genomic DNA includes:
- the flgF gene encoding flagellar basal-body rod protein FlgF, with amino-acid sequence MLLRLRNSVDAMTRMMRQQERIANNLANANTVGYKQDRTFTEILNEEINVEGAPQSIKRMEQWADLSAGDLEQTGNPLDVAIEGEGFFVLTDETTGTPRYTRAGRFVLDAEGTLRDAQGHLVEGEAGPIQLPTADGGPVVIDRDGTVRVDGKEVGRLRIVTFDNPAALRRLDGAAFDAGGMEPVDVEHPNLHQGYLEQSNVDPLRALTEMIEQHRLFESQQRSLRTDDELLGRVTRELGRF; translated from the coding sequence ATGCTGCTACGACTTCGCAACAGCGTTGATGCCATGACCCGGATGATGCGCCAGCAAGAGCGCATCGCCAACAACCTGGCCAACGCCAACACCGTCGGCTACAAGCAGGATCGGACGTTCACCGAGATCCTTAACGAGGAGATCAACGTGGAGGGGGCGCCGCAGAGCATCAAGCGCATGGAACAATGGGCGGACCTCTCGGCGGGCGACCTGGAGCAGACCGGCAACCCGCTCGACGTGGCGATCGAGGGTGAGGGCTTCTTCGTGCTGACGGACGAAACCACGGGAACGCCGCGCTACACACGGGCCGGGCGTTTCGTCCTCGATGCCGAGGGGACGCTGCGCGATGCGCAGGGACACCTCGTCGAGGGAGAAGCCGGACCGATCCAGCTCCCCACCGCCGACGGCGGCCCGGTCGTGATCGACCGTGACGGGACCGTACGCGTCGACGGCAAAGAGGTGGGGCGCCTGCGCATCGTCACCTTCGACAACCCGGCCGCCCTCCGCCGCCTCGACGGCGCCGCCTTCGACGCCGGCGGCATGGAACCCGTCGACGTGGAGCATCCGAACCTGCACCAGGGCTACCTCGAACAGAGCAACGTGGATCCGCTCCGCGCCCTGACGGAGATGATCGAACAGCACCGGCTCTTCGAGTCCCAGCAGCGCAGCCTCCGCACCGACGACGAACTGCTCGGGCGGGTCACCCGTGAACTGGGCCGCTTCTAG
- the flgG gene encoding flagellar basal-body rod protein FlgG has product MLRAIRTAATGMSAQQAGVDNIANNLANANTVGYKQSKIVFHDLLYQTIQAGSEGEAQGVQPATMQMGHGATAIATVRNFTQGSLIETGNALDVAINGDGFLQVRRPDGTVAYTRDGTLTRNAEGMLVTQSGLPLEPDIAIPENTVEIHISQDGLVSVRLQNEPDMVEVGQLELARFVNPAGLNPIGGNLYEQTQASGEPTIGTPGQDGLGTLMQGYLEAANVDVVQEMVNLITAQRTYELNSKMVTTGEEMLQIANNMKR; this is encoded by the coding sequence ATGCTTCGTGCCATCCGCACCGCCGCCACCGGCATGAGCGCCCAGCAAGCGGGCGTCGACAACATCGCCAACAACCTGGCCAATGCCAACACCGTCGGCTACAAGCAGTCGAAAATCGTCTTTCATGACCTGCTATACCAGACCATCCAGGCCGGCAGCGAGGGAGAGGCCCAGGGCGTACAGCCGGCCACGATGCAGATGGGGCACGGCGCCACCGCCATCGCCACCGTGCGCAACTTCACCCAGGGCAGCCTCATCGAGACCGGCAACGCGCTGGACGTGGCCATCAACGGCGACGGCTTCCTGCAGGTGCGGCGCCCGGACGGCACGGTGGCCTACACGCGCGACGGCACCCTGACCCGCAACGCCGAAGGCATGCTCGTGACCCAGTCGGGCCTGCCCCTCGAACCGGACATTGCCATTCCGGAGAACACCGTCGAGATACACATCAGCCAGGACGGGCTCGTCTCGGTGCGCCTGCAGAACGAGCCCGACATGGTCGAGGTCGGCCAGCTCGAACTGGCCCGCTTCGTCAACCCGGCCGGGCTCAACCCGATCGGTGGTAACCTGTACGAACAGACACAGGCCAGCGGCGAACCGACCATCGGCACCCCCGGCCAGGACGGGCTCGGCACCCTCATGCAGGGCTACCTGGAAGCCGCCAACGTGGATGTGGTACAGGAGATGGTCAACCTCATCACCGCCCAGCGGACGTACGAGCTCAACTCCAAGATGGTAACCACCGGCGAGGAGATGCTGCAGATCGCCAACAACATGAAGCGCTAG
- the flgA gene encoding flagellar basal body P-ring formation chaperone FlgA, with translation MYGLFLTILLLLGPMPGQVAAGEPDTLRERLQAAAETLLADRFPEDAPRLRVRVLRTGGEIDPEAALRLRLPAGDGLPRAHIQVDVLGTENGQGGLKTGWALLYIAHFDSVVVARHDLEAGAPVTPGDVSTAWMEVTRFRGEPLRARDFRALARDGAFAARMLRAGRALRKDDLRPPLAADTGEAVLMHYRRGSISLRLTCKAREPGLVGDIIRLYFPDAEVTYRARLTGPGTAEWIETL, from the coding sequence ATGTACGGGTTGTTTCTCACCATACTGTTGCTGCTCGGTCCGATGCCGGGGCAGGTCGCCGCCGGCGAACCGGATACGCTGCGCGAGCGCCTGCAGGCCGCCGCCGAGACCCTGCTGGCGGACCGCTTTCCCGAAGACGCTCCGCGCCTGCGCGTCCGCGTCCTGCGAACCGGCGGCGAGATCGACCCGGAAGCTGCCCTCCGGTTGCGGCTGCCTGCGGGCGACGGCCTGCCCCGCGCGCACATCCAGGTGGACGTGCTCGGCACCGAAAACGGGCAGGGCGGGCTTAAGACCGGCTGGGCGCTGCTCTACATAGCCCACTTCGACTCGGTCGTCGTGGCCCGCCACGACCTGGAGGCCGGCGCCCCGGTCACCCCCGGCGACGTGAGTACCGCATGGATGGAGGTGACCCGCTTCCGGGGCGAACCGCTCCGGGCCCGCGACTTCCGCGCCCTCGCCCGTGACGGGGCATTCGCCGCCCGGATGCTGCGCGCCGGCCGGGCGCTCCGGAAAGACGACCTCCGCCCGCCCCTGGCCGCCGACACCGGCGAGGCCGTGCTCATGCACTACCGCCGCGGGTCCATCTCCCTTCGCCTGACGTGCAAGGCCCGCGAACCCGGCCTCGTCGGCGACATCATCCGCCTCTACTTCCCCGACGCCGAGGTCACGTACCGGGCCCGGCTCACCGGTCCCGGTACGGCGGAGTGGATCGAAACCCTTTAA
- a CDS encoding flagellar basal body L-ring protein FlgH, with protein MPAFFHALHRTPRAVLHGTGRSLLLLAAMAALAFPVHAQHSMFADFKARGAGDVITIILAERTAAQRESGWANKADARIGGTASLSAGSGLSGAFAADARFNKSALHENESVQSDLLSGTMTATIVRRDEAGNLHVQGERRLSVNGETHIMRVSGLVRPYDVRTDNTVLSYQIANAAIEYHREGGITRSLFKPGRMVRLGLLAVLAGAVVYATQ; from the coding sequence ATGCCTGCCTTCTTCCATGCCCTGCACCGCACACCCCGGGCCGTTCTCCACGGAACCGGGCGGTCCCTGCTTTTGCTCGCCGCAATGGCCGCCCTGGCCTTCCCGGTCCATGCCCAGCACTCGATGTTTGCCGACTTCAAAGCGCGCGGTGCGGGCGACGTCATCACGATCATCCTGGCCGAGCGGACGGCGGCCCAGCGCGAGAGCGGATGGGCCAACAAGGCGGACGCCCGGATCGGCGGTACGGCCAGCCTCTCCGCCGGCTCCGGCCTCTCCGGTGCCTTTGCTGCTGACGCCCGGTTCAACAAGAGCGCCCTCCACGAGAACGAGTCCGTGCAGAGCGACCTGCTCAGCGGCACGATGACCGCCACCATCGTCCGCCGGGACGAGGCGGGCAACCTGCACGTGCAGGGAGAACGACGCCTGAGCGTCAACGGCGAGACGCACATCATGCGGGTCTCCGGCCTCGTGCGTCCCTACGACGTCCGGACCGACAACACCGTCCTCTCCTACCAGATCGCCAATGCGGCCATCGAATACCACCGGGAGGGCGGCATCACCCGGAGCCTCTTCAAACCCGGCCGGATGGTGCGCCTGGGACTGCTCGCCGTGCTGGCCGGTGCCGTCGTGTACGCAACCCAGTAG
- a CDS encoding flagellar basal body P-ring protein FlgI yields the protein MRLPLRITFLLPVVLVLVSAAGPVQAQERTASRLKDLVQIEGAVPLQLTGYGLVVGLDGTGDRVRGRRGAPHTVQSIANMLQHFGITVDPALITARNAAAVMVTATVDPFAAAGSRLDVTLSSLGDARSLSGGLLLQTPLLDPNTGTVYAMAQGPVSTGAVLASSFGSSVQVNHTNTGRIPGGAFLTKTPPFDLSAVSDLGLVLKRPDFTNAVRVAEVINARFPGAAEVAHAGLVRVRAGTHPDGIPGLMAELEAMRIDVDLPARIVINERTGTIVAGGNVRIGEVMVTYGSLVIATQADPFVSQPPPFSPGETVTGAAGTATIEQEGTRSIILPPNTDVNQLAAALNDLGLTARDIIAILQAIDRTGALQGELVIL from the coding sequence ATGCGCCTTCCCCTTCGCATCACGTTCCTGCTGCCGGTCGTCCTGGTCCTCGTGAGCGCCGCCGGTCCGGTTCAGGCCCAGGAACGCACCGCCTCCCGCCTGAAGGACCTCGTACAGATCGAGGGCGCCGTGCCGTTGCAGCTGACCGGCTACGGCCTCGTCGTGGGCCTCGACGGCACGGGGGATCGCGTCCGGGGGCGCCGGGGCGCCCCGCATACCGTGCAGAGCATTGCCAACATGCTCCAGCACTTCGGCATCACGGTGGATCCGGCCCTGATCACCGCCCGGAACGCGGCCGCCGTCATGGTGACGGCAACGGTCGACCCGTTTGCGGCGGCCGGCAGCCGGCTCGACGTGACGCTCTCCTCCCTGGGCGACGCCCGCTCCCTCTCCGGCGGCCTGCTCCTGCAGACGCCCCTGCTCGACCCCAACACGGGCACGGTCTACGCGATGGCGCAGGGACCGGTCTCGACCGGCGCGGTGCTGGCCTCCTCCTTCGGCTCGAGCGTCCAGGTCAACCACACGAACACCGGGCGCATCCCCGGCGGGGCCTTCCTCACGAAGACGCCCCCGTTCGACCTGAGCGCCGTCTCGGACCTGGGCCTCGTCCTGAAACGCCCCGACTTCACGAACGCCGTGCGGGTCGCCGAGGTCATCAATGCCCGCTTCCCCGGCGCCGCCGAGGTGGCCCACGCGGGCCTGGTCCGCGTGCGGGCCGGTACCCATCCGGACGGCATCCCGGGCCTCATGGCCGAGCTCGAAGCCATGAGGATCGATGTAGACCTGCCCGCCCGGATCGTGATCAACGAACGGACGGGCACCATCGTGGCCGGCGGCAACGTGCGCATCGGCGAGGTGATGGTGACCTACGGCAGCCTCGTCATCGCCACCCAGGCCGACCCGTTCGTTTCCCAGCCGCCGCCCTTCTCGCCCGGTGAGACCGTGACGGGAGCCGCCGGCACGGCCACCATCGAGCAGGAGGGCACCCGCTCGATCATCCTGCCGCCCAACACCGATGTGAACCAGCTCGCGGCTGCCCTCAACGACCTGGGGCTGACCGCCCGGGACATTATCGCCATCCTGCAGGCCATCGACCGCACCGGAGCCCTGCAAGGTGAACTCGTCATCCTCTGA
- a CDS encoding peptidoglycan hydrolase, producing the protein MKIHDPLPPLPGFPGANPRRPSTPEEAARQFEHLLARQLAHAMTDGLFKTGLAGENGPGWMASYQQTQRDVLTDVLAKHLVEQGALRLTDLLTRRWNLRGATDPAAPETTTNHNADTP; encoded by the coding sequence ATGAAGATCCACGACCCGCTCCCACCCCTGCCCGGCTTCCCGGGTGCGAACCCGCGTCGCCCTTCCACCCCGGAAGAGGCCGCACGCCAGTTCGAACACCTGCTGGCACGGCAGCTCGCGCACGCCATGACCGACGGCCTGTTCAAGACCGGCCTGGCCGGTGAAAACGGCCCCGGCTGGATGGCAAGCTACCAGCAGACGCAGCGCGACGTGCTGACGGACGTGCTGGCCAAACACCTGGTGGAGCAGGGCGCCCTCCGCCTCACCGACCTGCTCACCCGCCGCTGGAACCTTCGCGGCGCAACCGATCCCGCCGCTCCGGAGACAACCACGAACCACAACGCGGACACGCCCTGA
- the flgN gene encoding flagellar export chaperone FlgN: MNTPPDTPRLQGIKGIADNLLETLRQEAATLDRLHACFEAQHEALRRREHAALDERTVEVNELVHALEQLRQARLRQARLLGRLLQLDEAPDSLAPLVDALAARPETAETAQRLQAARERIREQARHTRQRCEAYEFALRYAVRLSDEMLQALRDLDVPPPAKVYTATGATSQTSTRRSVVNKVG, translated from the coding sequence ATGAACACCCCGCCCGACACCCCCCGGCTTCAGGGAATCAAGGGAATTGCCGATAACCTGCTGGAAACCCTGCGTCAGGAAGCGGCAACCCTGGACCGGCTGCACGCGTGCTTCGAGGCGCAGCACGAAGCCCTGCGCCGGCGCGAGCACGCGGCCCTCGACGAGCGGACCGTGGAGGTCAACGAGCTCGTCCACGCCCTGGAGCAGCTCCGGCAGGCCCGCCTGCGACAGGCCCGCCTGCTGGGCCGGCTGCTGCAACTGGACGAGGCGCCGGACTCGCTCGCCCCGCTCGTCGACGCCCTGGCCGCCCGGCCCGAGACGGCCGAGACGGCCCAGCGGCTGCAGGCCGCCCGCGAGCGGATCCGCGAACAGGCCCGGCACACCCGCCAGCGGTGCGAGGCGTACGAATTCGCCCTCCGGTACGCCGTCCGCCTGAGCGATGAGATGCTCCAGGCCCTGCGCGACCTCGACGTCCCGCCGCCGGCGAAAGTCTACACGGCCACCGGCGCAACCTCCCAGACCTCGACCCGGCGCTCGGTCGTGAACAAAGTAGGCTAG
- the flgK gene encoding flagellar hook-associated protein FlgK: MSINQLFQLSRRSFQTIDAAMNVAGQNVANAETEGYHRRRVTLNPVDFVGGGIWSRALRPGVHGYGVEIGAYERVRDSLVARAGREARSGLGYAEEKHRVLSALEALFPTGTGSLQDQLNDFWNAWSDLADNPLGTAERLALRSRAEALTGTLNRLDQDIASLQRETETALSGGVDEVNDLLRQIAGLNKAIVQARNQGTPDFAAEDMRDRLVDELATFGPIRINESAQGSYTITLHGMALVQDEHVLPLKLDLSGGTPALTFGDTGVAYPSGGSPDGRLGAWLGTLTGDLPAARAALDELAATLVTEVNALHSTGYGLGGTTGLNFFDPAGITAATIRLSADVLADANVIAASGDPAAAGDNTVALALADLRNAKLFNGGQDTAEAFVIGLVSGIGGDVSRQAAQAESQSQVLDYLDGLARGVSGVSIDEEMTRMIELQQAYAATARVLDTAQRMMDTLLAL; encoded by the coding sequence ATGAGCATCAACCAGCTTTTTCAACTCAGCCGTCGCTCGTTCCAGACGATCGATGCCGCGATGAACGTCGCCGGGCAGAACGTCGCGAACGCAGAGACGGAAGGCTACCACCGCCGCCGGGTGACCCTCAACCCGGTCGACTTCGTGGGGGGCGGGATCTGGAGCCGGGCCCTGCGCCCCGGCGTCCACGGCTACGGCGTCGAGATCGGTGCCTACGAACGGGTGCGCGACAGCCTGGTGGCCCGCGCCGGCCGGGAGGCCCGCAGCGGTCTCGGATACGCCGAAGAAAAACACCGCGTTCTGAGCGCCCTCGAGGCCCTCTTCCCCACCGGCACGGGTTCGCTGCAAGACCAGCTCAACGATTTCTGGAACGCCTGGAGCGACCTGGCCGACAACCCGCTCGGCACGGCCGAACGCCTTGCCCTTCGCAGCCGCGCCGAAGCCCTTACCGGCACCCTCAACCGGCTCGACCAGGACATCGCCTCCCTGCAGCGCGAAACCGAGACGGCCCTCTCCGGCGGCGTCGACGAGGTCAACGACCTGCTCCGGCAGATCGCCGGCCTGAACAAGGCGATCGTCCAGGCCCGGAACCAGGGCACACCGGACTTTGCCGCCGAAGACATGCGCGACCGGCTGGTGGACGAACTGGCGACCTTCGGCCCGATCCGGATCAACGAATCGGCACAGGGAAGCTACACGATCACGCTCCACGGCATGGCCCTCGTGCAGGACGAACACGTGCTGCCGCTGAAGCTGGACCTCAGCGGCGGCACCCCGGCCCTCACCTTCGGCGATACCGGCGTCGCGTACCCGTCCGGCGGCAGCCCGGACGGCCGGCTCGGCGCCTGGCTCGGCACCCTGACCGGCGACCTCCCGGCGGCCCGGGCCGCCCTCGACGAACTCGCCGCCACCCTGGTGACCGAGGTCAACGCCCTCCACAGCACCGGCTACGGACTCGGCGGCACCACCGGCCTGAACTTCTTCGACCCGGCCGGGATTACGGCCGCCACCATCCGCCTCTCGGCCGACGTGCTGGCCGACGCCAATGTGATCGCCGCCTCGGGCGACCCCGCAGCCGCCGGCGACAACACGGTGGCGCTGGCCCTGGCCGACCTGCGTAATGCAAAGCTGTTCAACGGCGGGCAGGATACTGCCGAAGCCTTCGTCATCGGCCTGGTCTCCGGCATCGGCGGCGACGTCTCCCGGCAGGCCGCACAGGCCGAAAGCCAGTCGCAGGTACTCGACTACCTCGACGGCCTCGCACGCGGCGTCTCGGGCGTCTCCATCGACGAAGAGATGACCCGCATGATCGAGCTACAACAGGCCTACGCCGCCACCGCCCGCGTCCTGGACACGGCACAGCGCATGATGGACACGCTGCTGGCTCTGTGA
- the flgL gene encoding flagellar hook-associated protein FlgL gives MMRSISLARQMSLSKGSLPYTLQVHRRDLSRLQEQLATGRRVNRASDDAGAYAQARRLEVLIDRYDQYERSLTTAQAWVVATQDALDDLAELFTTAQEEGIQAANDSLSDEDRDALAASLENMFQEVLDRLNTRLGEEYLFAGTNTTVRPFEQDFSGTADGAGVTYYGNGGARLRAVGPDLDVGVNLTGQRVLDTGQGFTITEAFQGLIDAIRTHDSAQIQTALDNVITARDHLLDMGTEAGNLANRLDRAGEYLRDARFEFERRRSAHEDADLAETITELQRTQTNLQATLQVMASLNQTTLLDFLR, from the coding sequence ATGATGCGTTCGATCAGCCTGGCCCGTCAGATGAGCCTGAGCAAAGGCTCCCTGCCCTATACCCTGCAGGTGCACCGGCGCGACCTGTCCCGCCTGCAGGAGCAACTGGCCACCGGCCGCCGCGTCAACCGGGCCTCGGACGACGCCGGCGCCTACGCACAGGCCCGCCGCCTGGAAGTGCTCATCGACCGGTACGACCAGTATGAGCGCAGCCTCACCACCGCGCAGGCCTGGGTCGTCGCCACGCAGGATGCCCTGGACGACCTGGCCGAGCTGTTCACCACGGCCCAGGAGGAAGGCATACAGGCCGCCAACGACTCCCTGAGCGACGAGGACCGGGACGCCCTGGCCGCCTCCCTGGAAAACATGTTCCAGGAAGTGCTGGACCGGCTCAACACGCGCCTGGGCGAGGAGTATCTCTTCGCCGGCACCAACACGACCGTCCGGCCCTTCGAACAGGACTTCTCCGGCACGGCCGACGGGGCGGGGGTCACGTACTACGGCAACGGGGGAGCCCGCCTCCGGGCCGTCGGCCCCGACCTCGACGTGGGGGTGAACCTCACCGGCCAGCGCGTGCTCGATACCGGCCAGGGCTTCACCATCACCGAAGCGTTTCAGGGCCTGATCGACGCCATCCGAACCCACGACAGCGCTCAGATTCAGACGGCCCTGGACAACGTGATCACGGCCCGGGACCACCTCCTGGACATGGGCACGGAAGCCGGCAACCTCGCCAACCGGCTCGACCGTGCCGGAGAGTACCTCCGGGACGCCCGCTTCGAGTTCGAACGCCGGCGTTCCGCCCATGAGGACGCCGACCTCGCCGAGACCATCACGGAACTCCAGCGCACGCAGACGAACCTGCAGGCCACGCTCCAGGTGATGGCCTCCCTGAACCAGACCACCCTGCTCGACTTCCTCCGCTAA
- a CDS encoding HDOD domain-containing protein — MQPNGTSRPAFRSTLSQLELRSPPLPHTLLEAMELIDRPDQLEVEPVIEMVQRDPIVVARLLQIVNSAYYGLQRSIDSVDRAVVLLGPVAVTGIVLGMNMLKLRSALEGPASHCFIRLIRHSIATAFLTRHLMEGPPRLGTPHNRVRRTGTSFTAGLLHDFGKIILVYNFPREAVELYEQRVYEEQIRADDIRSLEQLLFGYDHTEAGEYVARKLGFPEVLVNVIRLHHEPVPGTGDAETDHLIRTTVAADLTAKALGYPFHDRVSREQCLAHPVWREVCTGTSARPAPEALSQELQAVREHLDAYVRHMTASLSSPPSAEDRARKRNFRGLPGSNVPRS, encoded by the coding sequence ATGCAGCCCAACGGGACATCCAGACCGGCTTTTCGTTCCACGCTGAGCCAGCTCGAGCTGCGGAGCCCCCCGCTGCCCCACACGCTGCTCGAAGCCATGGAGCTCATCGACCGGCCGGACCAGCTCGAGGTGGAACCGGTCATCGAAATGGTGCAGCGCGACCCGATCGTCGTGGCCCGCCTGCTCCAGATTGTCAACTCGGCCTACTACGGGTTGCAGCGCTCCATCGACAGCGTCGACCGGGCCGTGGTGCTGCTCGGCCCTGTGGCCGTGACGGGCATCGTGCTCGGCATGAACATGCTCAAGCTGCGCTCGGCCCTCGAAGGCCCGGCCTCCCACTGCTTCATCCGGCTGATCCGGCACAGCATCGCCACGGCGTTCCTCACACGCCACCTCATGGAGGGCCCGCCACGCCTCGGCACCCCGCACAACCGCGTGCGTCGCACGGGCACCAGCTTCACGGCCGGGTTGCTCCACGACTTCGGCAAGATCATTCTCGTGTACAACTTCCCCCGCGAGGCCGTCGAACTCTACGAACAACGCGTCTATGAAGAACAGATACGGGCCGACGACATCCGGTCACTCGAACAGCTTCTCTTCGGCTACGACCACACCGAAGCCGGCGAGTACGTGGCCCGTAAGCTCGGCTTTCCCGAGGTCCTCGTGAACGTGATTCGCCTGCATCACGAACCCGTGCCCGGCACGGGCGACGCCGAGACCGATCATCTCATCCGGACCACCGTCGCCGCCGACCTGACGGCGAAGGCGCTCGGCTATCCGTTCCACGATCGCGTCTCCCGGGAACAATGCCTCGCACACCCCGTCTGGCGGGAAGTGTGCACCGGCACTTCCGCTCGCCCCGCGCCCGAAGCCCTCTCGCAAGAGCTGCAGGCGGTGCGCGAACACCTCGACGCCTACGTCCGGCACATGACGGCCTCGCTGTCTTCCCCCCCTTCCGCCGAAGACAGGGCCCGCAAGCGCAACTTCCGGGGCCTGCCCGGGTCCAACGTCCCCCGTTCCTGA
- a CDS encoding response regulator, with protein MTILVVEPSATTRRLISNTLIRAGLPAIEEAASGEEALDVAERAYPLVVILGYDLGDMRGIELTARLRKTSRHSQTPVLLVSERCTHEDVLYAVEAGVDHYVLIPFESDGFLQKVRAAIQKATHHAADHAARVIPLKKRYISRRMR; from the coding sequence ATGACGATCCTGGTCGTCGAGCCTTCGGCCACCACGAGACGCCTCATCAGCAACACGCTCATCCGGGCCGGCCTCCCGGCGATCGAAGAAGCCGCGAGCGGCGAAGAGGCCCTCGACGTGGCGGAGCGTGCCTATCCTCTGGTCGTCATCCTGGGGTATGACCTGGGCGACATGCGCGGGATCGAGCTGACCGCCCGGCTTCGCAAAACCAGCCGCCACAGCCAGACCCCGGTGCTCCTCGTCTCGGAACGCTGCACCCACGAAGACGTGCTGTATGCCGTGGAAGCCGGCGTCGATCACTACGTGCTCATCCCGTTCGAGTCGGACGGCTTCCTCCAGAAGGTCCGGGCTGCCATCCAGAAGGCAACCCACCATGCGGCCGACCATGCCGCACGCGTCATACCGCTCAAGAAGCGCTACATCTCACGGCGGATGCGTTGA
- a CDS encoding Do family serine endopeptidase: MRLSKISIGILVLAAFLAGILFTSAGSNLFDSKSLTEESRAADRTFEPGRTVPPSPALAAARDFENVFIQVAELVNPTVVQIHSEKVVARRFANPFEGTPWEDFFNMPGWDREQRFRSQALGSGVIIRSDGYIITNNHVIDGADALEVKLFNGDVYKAEVVGADAASDLAVIKIDAEDLPHIAFGNIDEVRVGQWVMAFGSPLAEELSNTVTSGIISAINRTSATLRQLNQFAAFIQTDAAINPGNSGGPLVDLQGRLIGINSAIYSRSGGYQGIGFAIPVDVVENVVTQLIEHGSVDRGYLGVYFGGVSPALAEALKVPRGAAQITSVEPGTPAEKAGLREGDIIIAVDGQELRDNQQLATIIGNKRPGDRAEITVIRDGERLTFTVTLSKRPDDLAAADQNGREGRGQQRDMEEALGLRLQNLTPALTERLGISGQNITGVLIADIDADSHAFREAELRRYDIITEVDRKPVRNEAEFWKVFDRVEPGKSVIVKVIRVVQGQPQTFFTALTKPASE; the protein is encoded by the coding sequence ATGCGCCTATCCAAGATCTCCATCGGCATTCTGGTCCTTGCCGCTTTTCTGGCCGGCATCCTCTTCACCTCGGCGGGCAGCAACCTGTTCGATTCAAAGTCCCTGACCGAGGAGAGCCGTGCCGCCGACAGGACCTTCGAGCCGGGCCGCACCGTCCCGCCCTCACCGGCGCTGGCGGCGGCCCGAGACTTCGAGAACGTCTTCATCCAGGTAGCCGAGCTCGTCAACCCCACCGTGGTACAGATCCACTCCGAGAAGGTGGTGGCGCGCCGGTTCGCGAATCCCTTCGAAGGCACGCCGTGGGAGGATTTCTTCAACATGCCCGGCTGGGATCGGGAGCAGCGGTTCCGGTCCCAGGCGCTGGGCTCCGGCGTCATCATCCGGTCCGACGGGTACATCATCACGAACAACCACGTGATCGACGGAGCGGACGCGCTGGAGGTGAAGCTCTTCAACGGCGACGTCTACAAGGCCGAGGTCGTCGGGGCGGACGCGGCCAGCGACCTGGCCGTCATCAAGATCGACGCCGAGGACCTGCCCCACATCGCCTTCGGTAACATCGACGAGGTGCGGGTCGGGCAATGGGTGATGGCCTTCGGCTCGCCGCTGGCCGAGGAGCTGAGCAACACCGTCACGTCCGGCATCATCAGCGCCATCAACCGGACGAGCGCTACCCTGAGACAGCTCAACCAGTTCGCGGCCTTCATCCAGACCGATGCGGCCATCAACCCCGGCAACTCGGGCGGCCCGCTCGTGGACCTGCAGGGCCGGCTCATCGGCATCAACTCGGCCATCTACTCCCGCTCGGGCGGCTATCAGGGGATCGGCTTCGCCATCCCGGTGGACGTGGTCGAGAACGTCGTGACCCAGTTGATCGAGCACGGCAGCGTGGACCGCGGGTACCTGGGTGTGTACTTCGGCGGGGTGAGCCCGGCGCTGGCCGAGGCGCTGAAGGTGCCCCGCGGCGCCGCACAGATCACCTCCGTCGAACCCGGCACCCCGGCCGAAAAGGCCGGCCTCCGCGAAGGGGACATCATCATCGCCGTCGACGGCCAGGAACTCCGCGACAACCAGCAACTGGCCACCATCATCGGCAACAAACGGCCCGGTGACCGGGCGGAGATCACCGTCATACGCGACGGCGAGCGCCTAACCTTCACCGTCACCCTCTCGAAACGCCCGGACGACCTGGCGGCGGCCGACCAGAACGGGCGAGAAGGCCGGGGGCAACAACGAGACATGGAAGAAGCCCTGGGCCTGCGCCTGCAGAACCTGACTCCCGCCCTTACCGAACGACTCGGCATCAGCGGGCAGAACATCACGGGCGTGCTCATCGCCGACATCGACGCGGACAGCCACGCCTTCCGGGAGGCCGAGCTGCGCCGGTATGACATCATCACGGAGGTCGATCGCAAACCGGTCCGCAACGAAGCCGAATTCTGGAAGGTGTTCGACCGGGTCGAGCCGGGCAAGTCCGTCATCGTCAAGGTGATCCGCGTGGTGCAGGGACAACCCCAGACCTTCTTCACGGCCCTGACGAAACCGGCATCCGAGTGA